GTGAtttcgccgccgccgaggcggCTCGGCCCAGCTCAGTCCCTGCGCTGCGCAGCTCTCTCTGTGCGTGCGTGGCGTATTTGCTTTTTTTAGGtaggttggggggggggggtggagttGGGTGGGAGGGGAGCTGGAATTGATTGCGGGGGGCTTCCTTGGAGGTCATTGCAGCTCGAATCTGAGCTCCTCTCCTTCTGAGGGAATTGCCGATTGCGTTCTGCAGTAAGATTGGTTTGGAGCTCTGTTGCCCCCACTGTTCAACAAGATTGGAGCAAGGTGGCTGCTTGACGGCGGTGGCGGCCAAGAACCCTGAATCTGTGGCCCTGTCGGCTTCTCAGGGGCGTTCGGGGAGTGGCTTTGGTGCAGTGATTCCATTGAGTCTGGAGGAATGGCGCGGCACCGGATCAAGAGGCTGGAGAAGCTCAAGCTCAGCGCATTGTTGACGTTCATCCGCTGTCACAGGGGCCCCAGCGATGATCACTCGCGGATTGGTACGGTGGGGTTCTCTCGGGTCGTGTACGTCAATGAACCGGATAGGCTCGGGGAGGAGGGATTCAGATACCAGCTGAATGAGGTGTCCACAACAAAGTACAATCTGGGCACCTTCCTGCCCAAGTCCCTCTTCGAGCAGTTCAGGAGGGTAGCCAACTTCTACTTCCTTGTCTCGGGTATCCTTGCCTTGACCCCCCTCGCGCCTTACACGGCAGTGAGCGCGCTTGCCCCACTCTGTGTCGTGATTGTGGCCACCATGGCCAAAGAAGGGGTTGAGGACTGGAGGAGGAAACAACAGGTAATTATTCTTGTGATCTGTAGTATGTTCACATCCTAGCTATAATATTTATTGACTTTTGTTCATGACATAACCACTGTAGTTCAAAAGGACTCAAACAGCTCGTATTATGTTAATAAGCTAAAAAATAATTTCCCCCCCTTTTTTGGTGTCGGGATTGATGCGTCCATTCTCTATACATCTAGGTTTGGGGAAATAATATGTATTCCTTAATTACACAAACAAAGAGTTCTCACTCTGAACAATTCACTGAGCTATATTACCATGCATTTTGGTGTCCACAACTTAAATTCTTAATTCGATTATTTTCCATGCTTGTGATTTGACCATGCGATTCATTATGGATTATACTCACAATGGTCCATTCTACTTGTGTCTGTGCATCGTGATGTAGAAATAGTTTGTAGTCTCAGTTTAGCACTTAATATTCCAAGAAGTCATCTTCCTTTTTATGTATAAATGCTGAGCTTATGCAGGAATAAGGTGTAACATAATTAACTTTGATATAAACTCATATAGTTCATGCTGTAGACATTTTGTGATGGTTTGCTTACACCAATATTAGTTGTAATTGACTGTGTTACTGTAATTCAGTTAAATTGAATGTTTAATGTAAATTTTCCATGCTATTGGTATATTAAATAGATCTGTGCAACTACATTACCCAGGATCATGAGCTCAATAACCGGATAGTCAAAGTGCATAGGGGCAATGGCAATTTTGAAGAGACAAAATGGAAGAACATCAAAGTTGGAGGTGTAATAAAggtggagaaggataatttctTTCCCGCTGATATGATTCTGCTTTCATCTAACTATCCGGATGGAATCTGTTATGTAGAGACTATGAACCTTGATGGTGAAACAAATTTGAAAATTAAACAAGCTCTCGAGGTGACATTGGATTTAAAAGAGGACATAAAGTTCAGAGAAGTCAGACAAACAATAAAATGCGAAGACCCAAATGCAAACCTATACTCTTTTGTCGGTTCAATGGAATGGAAAGGCCAGCAGTATCCTCTGTCACCCCAACAGCTTCTTCTTCGGGACTCAAAACTACGGAACACAGACTACATATATGGGGCTGTCATCTTCACAGGTCATGATACTAAAGTGATGCAAAATGCTACTGATCCACCATCTAAAAGAAGTAAGATTGAGAAGAAAATGGATAAAATTATTTACATTCTGATGTCATCTCTACTCATGATTGCGTTACTTGGTTCTGTCTTCTTTGGGATTTGGACCAAAGAGGATCTAAGAGATGGCAAGCTCAAAAGGTGGTATCTTCGTCCAGATGCTAGTACTATATTCTATGATCCAAAACGAGCTACTGTGGCATCTTTCTTCCATTTGTTGACGGCCTTGATGCTGTATAGCTACTTCATACCAATTTCTTTGTACATATCCATAGAGATGGTGAAGCTCTTGCAAGCTCTATTCATCAATCAGGATATCGAAATGTATCATGAAGAATCAGATAAGCCAACTCATGCTCGCACGTCAAATCTAAATGAAGAACTAGGTATGGTCAATACAATTCTATCTGATAAGACTGGGACATTGACGTGTAACATGATGGAGTTCATTAAGTGCTCAATTGCTGGCACTGCCTATGGTCAGGGTGTCACTGAAGTTGAGAGAGCTATGGCTATGAGGAAAGGGGCCCGGTTAGATGATGACATTGAGAATGGAGGCCACAAGGACAAGAAAATTGACGACAGTCCTCATGTTAAAGGGTTCAATTTCAAGGATCCGCGAATAATGGATGGAAACTGGATACATGAGCCTAATAAAGATATGATAAGAGATTTTTTCCGGCTCTTAGCCATCTGCCACACATGCATAGCTGAAAAAGATGAAAATGGGAAGGTTTCATATGAAGCTGAGTCCCCTGATGAAGCTGCATTTGTTATCGCAGCGAGAGAGTTAGGGTTTGAGTTTTACAAGAGGTCGCTGACAACTATAATTGTTCGTGAACGAGATCCAAGTCAGAATGTTGTTGAGAAAAGGTAACTCACATTTCTTTGTTCTTTCCTCTATCGATTATCATTACTTCCTTAGTACCTAATTTCCTTTCACATTCTGATACAGAAAGTATGAGCTCCTAAATATATTGGAATTCAGTagctcaaggaaacggatgtctGTGATAGTCAAGGAACCAGAGGGAAGGATATTACTTCTCAGCAAGGGCGCTGATAGGTTAGTGCTCTATGATTTCCATGTTTTAGTCACAGGTCACTGTCAGACTTTTGTTTGTTTCCTTGCTTTTTAATTGTCGTCTCTATGTGAACAGTGTGATGTTCAGAAGACTTGCACCACATGGAAGAAAAATTGAAGAAGTTACAAGAAGACACATAAATGAGTATTCTGACTCTGGTCTAAGAACCTTGGTTCTAGCATACCGTGTCTTGGATGACAAAGAGTACAAGGAATTCAATGAAAAATTGAACGCTGCCAAAATATCTGTAAGTGCTGACAGAGATGAAAAAATTGAGCAGGCTGCTGATAGCATTGAAACGGACTTGATTCTTCTTGGTGCCACCGCTGTTGAAGACAAGCTCCAGAAAGGGGTATGCCTTTTCGTGGATAAGCCTTTCTGTTCCACACCTTATTTGTATGCATTCTAGAGAACCTTGCCTGTTCCTGTACTCATGTGTGCTTTACATATTCAGGTGCCTGAATGCATAGACAAGCTTGCACAAGCTGGAATTAAGATATGGGTCCTGACAGGTGACAAGATGGAGACAGCTATAAATATTGGGTATGCATTATGTTCATGCATGTAAATAGGAACATTTTATTTCAACCGGACTCTTTCCTTTTCTGATTCATGTGCTTCTCCAACTGCAGGTTTGCATGCAGCCTACTTAGGCAAGGCATGACACAGATAATCATCACACTGGAACAATCTGACATCATCGCATTGGAGAAAAATGGAGACAAACTTGCAATTACTAAGGTGAATAACTGATTACATCAGGCATGTTTCAGGCATTTTACATATAAAACACTGTCAACTTTTGGAATGCCCTATGTTTACAGTGATAGCTCCCCTAgtgtttgaaaaaaaaaataacAAAGGCATACATTCCCAATTGACCTAGTCAGTTGATGGTTACATCCTTTTTGTTGGCTCACCAGGCATCAAAGCAAAGGGTTATGGATCAGATAGAGGTTGGGATCAAACAGATTCCACCTTCAACTCAAGTTAGCACTGAATCATTCGCACTAATCATTGATGGTAAATCACTAACTTATGCTTTGGAAGATGATGTCAAGTTAAAGTTCTTGGATCTTGCTATCAAGTGTGCATCAGTGATTTGTTGCCGATCTTCACCAAAACAGAAGGCACTGGTCAGATTATTTTTCTATTCTTAAGTTCCTCTCTTTTCAATATATTTTCTTAAGTGTTTTTCTTCTAGAGTATACTTGCAAAAACGATAACATAGTGCAACTATTCAGGTTACAAGACTTGTTAAACAAGTAACACATAAAGTGACTTTAGCAATAGGTGATGGGGCAAATGATGTTGGGATGCTTCAAGAAGCTGACATAGGGGTTGGCATTAGTGGTGCTGAAGGAATGCAGGTTACTATTTTGATGCTTTGTAAATTTTATTAATTGTGCCCATGGTTTCTTTTCTTATTCTTTGTTTCTGGTTATGACTTTCTAGGCTGTCATGGCAAGTGATGTTGCCGTTGCCCAATTCCGCTTTCTGGAACGGCTACTTCTGGTGCATGGACATTGGTGTTACCGGCGCATCTCAGTGATGGTATAGTTGCCATTTATGTTTATCATGATATATACTAATCAGGATTTGTAATTCAGGTCTTCTGATAACATTTTGGGGGCTTAATGTGCAGATATGCTATTTCTTCTACAAGAATGTTACTTTCGGTGTCACCATCTTTCTGTACGAAGCGTTTGCATCTTTCTCCGGGAAGCCAGCTTATAATGATTGGTTCTTGTCACTCTATAATGTTTTCTTCACTTCCCTTCCTGTCATTGCTTTGGGGGTGTTTGACCAGGATGTGTCTGCCAGGCTGTGCATACAGGTAATTTAAACAGTGCGGAGAGCAAATAAAATCAGTTGGAGTAGTTGACAAATTGGATATATTCTATGTCAAATCTGGTACATCATGGAAACATGTTCTACCCTATATTTTCTGAAGAAAGTTTGCTTTCTACCCTTGGGGCTAGTGCAAGCTACATAATTTTGCTTTGTTTCTCTAGGCCTAagatttccttttctttttttacttTTGATCCTGCTGATTAGAAGAGTTTTTCATTGTAAGTACTATGTCTTAGTCCAAGCATTTTTATTCAATCTTAGAAATGCCTTTATAAGTCCTATTGTTGGGGTTTGAAGTCCCAGTTTCATTGCCATATTAGACAAATCAAGAAAACACTATCTTTCAAGTTATTTGAAGGTCCAAAGTGCTTGAGTTGTGCACGCTTGTTTTCCCATTGTTTTACCCACCTACTTTACTTAGCTTCATGTTCTCTCTGTTCCTTTGCAGTATCCGCAGCTCTACCAAGAAGGAGTGCAAAATATATTATTCAGTTGGCGTCGGATACTTGGCTGGATGCTTAATGGTGTTATGAATGCTGTCTTGATCTTTTTTTTCTGCATCACTGCCTTTGAGGATCAGGCATTCCGTCAGGATGGTCAAGTTGCGGGCTTGGATGCCCTAGGTGTCATCATGTACACTTGTATTGTATGGGTCGTGAACTGTCAAATGGCGCTCTCTGTGAACTACTTCACCATAATCCAGCACATCTTTATATGGGGC
The genomic region above belongs to Panicum hallii strain FIL2 chromosome 4, PHallii_v3.1, whole genome shotgun sequence and contains:
- the LOC112888508 gene encoding putative phospholipid-transporting ATPase 9 isoform X1, translated to MARHRIKRLEKLKLSALLTFIRCHRGPSDDHSRIGTVGFSRVVYVNEPDRLGEEGFRYQLNEVSTTKYNLGTFLPKSLFEQFRRVANFYFLVSGILALTPLAPYTAVSALAPLCVVIVATMAKEGVEDWRRKQQDHELNNRIVKVHRGNGNFEETKWKNIKVGGVIKVEKDNFFPADMILLSSNYPDGICYVETMNLDGETNLKIKQALEVTLDLKEDIKFREVRQTIKCEDPNANLYSFVGSMEWKGQQYPLSPQQLLLRDSKLRNTDYIYGAVIFTGHDTKVMQNATDPPSKRSKIEKKMDKIIYILMSSLLMIALLGSVFFGIWTKEDLRDGKLKRWYLRPDASTIFYDPKRATVASFFHLLTALMLYSYFIPISLYISIEMVKLLQALFINQDIEMYHEESDKPTHARTSNLNEELGMVNTILSDKTGTLTCNMMEFIKCSIAGTAYGQGVTEVERAMAMRKGARLDDDIENGGHKDKKIDDSPHVKGFNFKDPRIMDGNWIHEPNKDMIRDFFRLLAICHTCIAEKDENGKVSYEAESPDEAAFVIAARELGFEFYKRSLTTIIVRERDPSQNVVEKRKYELLNILEFSSSRKRMSVIVKEPEGRILLLSKGADSVMFRRLAPHGRKIEEVTRRHINEYSDSGLRTLVLAYRVLDDKEYKEFNEKLNAAKISVSADRDEKIEQAADSIETDLILLGATAVEDKLQKGVPECIDKLAQAGIKIWVLTGDKMETAINIGFACSLLRQGMTQIIITLEQSDIIALEKNGDKLAITKASKQRVMDQIEVGIKQIPPSTQVSTESFALIIDGKSLTYALEDDVKLKFLDLAIKCASVICCRSSPKQKALVTRLVKQVTHKVTLAIGDGANDVGMLQEADIGVGISGAEGMQAVMASDVAVAQFRFLERLLLVHGHWCYRRISVMICYFFYKNVTFGVTIFLYEAFASFSGKPAYNDWFLSLYNVFFTSLPVIALGVFDQDVSARLCIQYPQLYQEGVQNILFSWRRILGWMLNGVMNAVLIFFFCITAFEDQAFRQDGQVAGLDALGVIMYTCIVWVVNCQMALSVNYFTIIQHIFIWGSIAFWYLFLLVYGAINPRFSTTAYMVFIEQLAPALSFWLVTLFVVMATLVPYFSYAAIQIRFFPMFHNKIQWKRYLGKAEDPEVARQLSSRHRTSSQQRMVGISARRDGKAMQITRETELEVRE
- the LOC112888508 gene encoding putative phospholipid-transporting ATPase 9 isoform X2, with the protein product MEEHQSWRCNKETMNLDGETNLKIKQALEVTLDLKEDIKFREVRQTIKCEDPNANLYSFVGSMEWKGQQYPLSPQQLLLRDSKLRNTDYIYGAVIFTGHDTKVMQNATDPPSKRSKIEKKMDKIIYILMSSLLMIALLGSVFFGIWTKEDLRDGKLKRWYLRPDASTIFYDPKRATVASFFHLLTALMLYSYFIPISLYISIEMVKLLQALFINQDIEMYHEESDKPTHARTSNLNEELGMVNTILSDKTGTLTCNMMEFIKCSIAGTAYGQGVTEVERAMAMRKGARLDDDIENGGHKDKKIDDSPHVKGFNFKDPRIMDGNWIHEPNKDMIRDFFRLLAICHTCIAEKDENGKVSYEAESPDEAAFVIAARELGFEFYKRSLTTIIVRERDPSQNVVEKRKYELLNILEFSSSRKRMSVIVKEPEGRILLLSKGADSVMFRRLAPHGRKIEEVTRRHINEYSDSGLRTLVLAYRVLDDKEYKEFNEKLNAAKISVSADRDEKIEQAADSIETDLILLGATAVEDKLQKGVPECIDKLAQAGIKIWVLTGDKMETAINIGFACSLLRQGMTQIIITLEQSDIIALEKNGDKLAITKASKQRVMDQIEVGIKQIPPSTQVSTESFALIIDGKSLTYALEDDVKLKFLDLAIKCASVICCRSSPKQKALVTRLVKQVTHKVTLAIGDGANDVGMLQEADIGVGISGAEGMQAVMASDVAVAQFRFLERLLLVHGHWCYRRISVMICYFFYKNVTFGVTIFLYEAFASFSGKPAYNDWFLSLYNVFFTSLPVIALGVFDQDVSARLCIQYPQLYQEGVQNILFSWRRILGWMLNGVMNAVLIFFFCITAFEDQAFRQDGQVAGLDALGVIMYTCIVWVVNCQMALSVNYFTIIQHIFIWGSIAFWYLFLLVYGAINPRFSTTAYMVFIEQLAPALSFWLVTLFVVMATLVPYFSYAAIQIRFFPMFHNKIQWKRYLGKAEDPEVARQLSSRHRTSSQQRMVGISARRDGKAMQITRETELEVRE